In Methanobacterium sp. Maddingley MBC34, a genomic segment contains:
- a CDS encoding oxaloacetate decarboxylase alpha subunit (PFAM: HMGL-like; Conserved carboxylase domain; Biotin-requiring enzyme~TIGRFAM: oxaloacetate decarboxylase alpha subunit): MTKIRLIETAFRDAHQSLLATRMRTRDMLPIAEEMDKVGFFSLECWGGATFDTCIRYLNEDPWERLREIKELVKKTPLQMLLRGQNLVGYKHYPDDVVREFVEKSYENGVDVFRIFDALNDVRNMEMSIKVAKEQGAHVQGTISYTTSPYHTIEKYVELAKELEALECDSLAIKDMAGLISPHDTYELVKTLKDETDLLINLHCHCTSGMTPMSYYAACQAGVDLLDTAISPLAWGASQPPTESVVAALKKTPYDTGLDLKLLNQIKKYFEEIREKYSGIIDPITERVDTDVLLYQIPGGMLSNFVSQLKEQNALDRYEDVLKEVPRVRKDLGYPPLVTPTSQIVGIQAVMNVLGGEQYKNPSKEVKEYIKGFYGRPPAPIDPEIAHKIIGDEEPITCRPADLLEPELEKFRAEGEKMGIIKKEEDVLTFTLYPAVAPKFLKGETEEETLAPPKSDNGSCAPSAMPTEYQVDVDGESFQVKVVPTGYLEIESPEGVKPSGPVKGGVSSSMQGMILKLKVKKGDKVAEGDVVAVLEAMKMENDIHSPESGIVQEIFVDEGDTVGAGDTLMVIK; encoded by the coding sequence ATGACTAAAATTAGGCTAATTGAAACCGCTTTTAGAGATGCACACCAGTCACTCCTGGCTACAAGAATGAGAACCAGGGATATGCTCCCCATTGCCGAGGAAATGGATAAGGTGGGATTTTTCTCTCTGGAATGTTGGGGAGGAGCCACCTTCGACACCTGCATCCGCTACCTGAATGAGGATCCCTGGGAAAGATTAAGGGAAATTAAAGAGTTAGTAAAGAAAACTCCACTTCAGATGCTCCTTCGTGGGCAGAATCTGGTGGGTTACAAGCACTATCCAGATGATGTGGTGCGAGAATTCGTGGAAAAATCCTATGAAAATGGTGTTGATGTTTTCCGTATATTTGATGCCCTGAACGATGTCCGTAACATGGAAATGTCCATTAAAGTTGCCAAGGAACAGGGAGCTCATGTGCAGGGAACAATCAGTTACACCACCAGTCCTTATCACACCATTGAGAAATATGTGGAACTTGCCAAGGAACTGGAAGCTCTGGAATGTGATTCCCTTGCCATAAAGGATATGGCGGGACTGATATCACCACATGACACTTATGAACTGGTTAAAACTCTGAAAGATGAAACTGACCTTTTGATTAACCTGCACTGCCATTGTACAAGCGGTATGACCCCAATGAGCTATTATGCTGCCTGTCAAGCAGGTGTTGATCTTTTAGATACGGCCATATCACCTTTAGCATGGGGTGCTTCCCAGCCACCAACTGAAAGTGTGGTTGCTGCTTTGAAAAAAACTCCTTATGACACTGGGTTGGATTTAAAGCTTTTAAACCAGATTAAGAAGTATTTCGAAGAAATAAGGGAAAAATACAGTGGTATTATTGATCCAATCACCGAACGAGTGGATACTGATGTGCTTCTCTATCAGATCCCTGGAGGAATGCTTTCTAACTTCGTATCACAGCTTAAAGAACAGAATGCACTGGACCGTTACGAGGATGTTTTAAAAGAGGTTCCAAGGGTGCGGAAAGATCTGGGTTACCCCCCATTGGTTACTCCCACCAGCCAGATTGTAGGTATCCAGGCAGTTATGAATGTTCTTGGTGGAGAACAGTACAAAAATCCTTCCAAAGAGGTAAAGGAATATATCAAAGGATTCTATGGAAGGCCACCAGCACCCATTGACCCTGAGATTGCTCATAAGATCATTGGTGATGAAGAACCTATTACCTGCCGCCCTGCTGATCTTCTAGAGCCTGAACTTGAAAAATTCAGGGCAGAAGGAGAAAAGATGGGAATCATCAAAAAAGAAGAAGATGTGCTAACATTTACACTTTACCCTGCTGTGGCTCCGAAATTCCTGAAAGGAGAAACAGAAGAAGAAACATTGGCCCCGCCAAAATCGGATAATGGTTCTTGTGCTCCATCGGCAATGCCCACTGAGTACCAGGTGGATGTGGATGGTGAGAGTTTCCAGGTTAAGGTGGTTCCCACAGGATATCTGGAAATTGAATCCCCCGAAGGAGTTAAACCATCAGGACCCGTGAAAGGTGGAGTAAGTTCTTCCATGCAGGGAATGATCCTGAAGTTAAAGGTGAAAAAAGGGGATAAAGTTGCAGAAGGAGATGTTGTTGCAGTTCTGGAGGCCATGAAGATGGAAAATGATATTCACTCCCCTGAATCAGGGATAGTTCAAGAGATCTTTGTGGATGAAGGAGATACTGTAGGTGCCGGGGACACTTTGATGGTTATAAAATAA
- a CDS encoding Zinc metalloprotease (elastase) (PFAM: Fungalysin/Thermolysin Propeptide Motif; Thermolysin metallopeptidase, alpha-helical domain; Peptidase propeptide and YPEB domain; Thermolysin metallopeptidase, catalytic domain): protein MNEPTDKQKRALENLKEMDENVRIRWSKKTGAPARVRGNLSAPREGDPEEIAKKFLTDHNELFAMDIPQEEVELKELSTDSEDNQHLKFRQLYKGVQVFGRQVIVHMDSENVVKGVNGKIIRNTEIELPNKPEISAEEALKIVMKDDVNNNKLPDTDPKLQVLYHNEKSNLTWHVTVTGTDKGLYNQKISALWEYFVDALTGKVIWRYNNLQSQNITKGSGKGFYSGNVRLNTVRNQSAKNYQLEDQSISTGTRIYTHDADGKNLTHLKAPVAADSNNQWDGADQRSEVDCHIFTRKVYDYFLKEHVRNSYDDAGSAMHIVAHYTDPEDGPLNAFWAGNVKCVLVGDGDNKNLKPLCALDVLAHEWTHAVTQHTAGLKYYDEYGALNEAISDIFAAFVDKDWLMGEDIWLYKSEAPAMRNMADPTNGGKYNPSKPQNSVGKGHQPDHMKDKYTGGDDGGGVHYNSGIMNKVAYLVSTGGSHRGIKICKGLGKKMTGKLYYHALIHHLTPTSGFTAMREALLDSLEDINKNDNNYEKWRASIKNAFAAVGVGEAVVCP, encoded by the coding sequence ATGAATGAACCAACAGATAAACAGAAAAGAGCATTGGAAAATTTGAAAGAAATGGATGAAAATGTTAGAATCAGGTGGAGTAAAAAAACTGGTGCACCTGCCAGAGTAAGGGGGAATCTTTCGGCTCCAAGAGAAGGAGATCCTGAAGAAATAGCCAAAAAGTTCCTAACTGATCATAATGAACTTTTCGCAATGGATATCCCTCAAGAGGAAGTAGAACTTAAGGAACTCAGTACAGATTCAGAAGATAACCAGCACCTTAAGTTCCGTCAACTATATAAAGGCGTCCAGGTATTTGGCCGTCAGGTTATCGTACACATGGACAGTGAAAACGTTGTTAAAGGTGTGAATGGAAAAATAATTAGAAATACTGAAATTGAACTACCAAATAAACCAGAAATATCAGCGGAGGAAGCTTTGAAAATCGTGATGAAAGATGATGTTAATAATAATAAATTGCCGGATACTGATCCCAAACTGCAGGTTCTCTATCATAATGAAAAAAGTAATTTAACATGGCATGTCACGGTAACTGGTACTGATAAAGGCTTGTATAATCAGAAAATTTCTGCACTCTGGGAATATTTTGTTGATGCTCTGACAGGTAAGGTTATATGGCGTTACAATAACCTGCAGAGTCAAAATATTACTAAAGGTAGTGGGAAAGGATTTTATTCTGGTAATGTCCGGCTGAACACCGTGCGAAACCAGAGTGCCAAGAATTACCAACTGGAAGATCAAAGTATCTCAACTGGGACACGTATCTACACTCATGACGCTGATGGAAAAAATTTAACCCATTTAAAAGCTCCAGTGGCGGCTGATAGCAATAACCAATGGGATGGGGCAGATCAGCGGTCTGAGGTTGATTGCCATATTTTCACTCGCAAAGTTTACGATTATTTTTTAAAAGAACATGTTCGTAATAGTTATGATGATGCAGGCAGTGCTATGCACATAGTAGCTCATTACACGGATCCAGAAGATGGCCCGCTGAATGCTTTCTGGGCAGGAAATGTAAAGTGTGTGCTGGTGGGTGATGGTGATAATAAAAACTTGAAACCCCTCTGTGCCTTGGATGTCTTGGCTCATGAGTGGACTCATGCTGTAACCCAACACACAGCAGGACTTAAATATTATGATGAGTACGGTGCTTTAAATGAAGCCATTTCTGACATATTTGCAGCATTTGTAGACAAGGATTGGTTAATGGGTGAAGATATATGGCTTTATAAATCTGAAGCCCCAGCAATGCGAAACATGGCCGATCCAACCAATGGTGGCAAATATAATCCATCAAAACCTCAAAATAGTGTGGGAAAGGGACACCAACCAGACCATATGAAAGATAAATATACAGGTGGTGATGATGGGGGCGGAGTGCATTACAACAGTGGAATAATGAATAAAGTAGCATACTTAGTATCAACCGGAGGCTCTCATCGAGGAATAAAGATATGCAAAGGATTAGGAAAAAAGATGACAGGTAAACTGTATTACCATGCACTCATTCACCATTTAACTCCCACTTCAGGATTCACAGCCATGAGAGAAGCACTACTTGACTCCCTAGAAGACATAAATAAAAACGATAATAATTATGAAAAGTGGAGAGCGAGTATTAAAAATGCATTTGCTGCAGTGGGTGTGGGTGAAGCAGTTGTTTGTCCGTGA
- a CDS encoding ABC-type antimicrobial peptide transport system, ATPase component (PFAM: ABC transporter): MNNQINTKENIITLQNLRKMFDDGRTPALNGIDLEIKKGEFVSLMGPSGSGKTTLLNMIGALDRADDGSITVAGQNLMEKKDFSSFRSKEIGFIFQFHNLIPNLTVSENVQIPMLETDVPDEEMAQRANKILESLNLGNKVDQIPTKLSGGERQRVAIARALMNHPSIILADEPTGSLDSKTGDIILNILREIHQKENVTLLLVTHEPYVADMADRKISLMDGKIKEDIS; encoded by the coding sequence ATGAATAATCAAATCAATACCAAAGAAAACATAATCACCCTCCAGAACCTTAGAAAAATGTTTGATGATGGACGAACACCTGCACTTAATGGAATCGACCTTGAAATCAAAAAAGGAGAGTTTGTTTCCCTAATGGGCCCCTCGGGCTCAGGGAAAACAACCCTCCTCAACATGATCGGGGCTCTGGACCGGGCAGATGATGGAAGTATCACTGTGGCAGGTCAGAATCTGATGGAAAAGAAAGACTTCAGTTCATTTAGATCGAAAGAAATCGGATTCATATTCCAGTTCCACAACCTGATACCCAACCTCACTGTTTCAGAAAATGTTCAAATACCCATGCTGGAAACCGATGTTCCAGATGAGGAGATGGCTCAAAGAGCAAACAAAATATTAGAATCTCTCAATCTGGGAAATAAGGTTGACCAGATCCCCACCAAACTTTCAGGTGGGGAAAGGCAGCGAGTGGCCATTGCCAGGGCTTTGATGAATCATCCATCCATAATACTGGCTGATGAACCCACAGGTTCCCTGGACTCAAAAACAGGAGATATAATCCTGAACATACTACGTGAAATCCATCAAAAAGAAAATGTGACACTCCTTTTAGTAACACATGAGCCATATGTAGCAGATATGGCTGATAGAAAGATAAGTCTAATGGATGGGAAGATAAAGGAAGATATATCATGA
- a CDS encoding clostripain family protease (PFAM: Clostripain family), which produces MSNNKKKWTFMVYMAGDNNLDNNGVIDLNEMKNVGSTKEINIIAQFDRYQSGLPTRRFYLQKDTSIDADVVQSLGEINTGDPAAITDFINWGVDNYPADHYLLVLWNHGQGWDDTDIYAGERGQDARLTRPSILRHALFRTTVEEAAKRSAADGEMERAILLDDNAKDFLDNLETKKILNGAKTKIGHKIDILGMDACLMSMAEVVYQMKDAVLYTVGSEETEPLDGWPYDTILNELSKKPDMTPDALSKLIVQKYIASYNGSGEAVTHSACDLMASSQFTNAFKNFSSAMKTGLNEDKIRTAIVNVRNKVQDYNTADNVDLVDLCQLLKSASVSNNIKNACDTLISTIKGTSGLVIASGSLGTAMEHSHGVAIYFPTRLVSPLYAGLDFTKETGWGDFLKKYVEVTRSR; this is translated from the coding sequence ATGTCAAACAACAAAAAGAAATGGACCTTCATGGTCTATATGGCAGGAGATAACAATTTAGACAACAATGGGGTTATTGATCTCAATGAAATGAAGAATGTGGGGTCAACCAAAGAAATAAATATCATTGCCCAATTTGACCGTTACCAATCAGGTTTACCTACCAGACGTTTCTATCTGCAAAAGGACACATCAATAGATGCAGATGTTGTACAGTCACTGGGAGAGATCAACACTGGAGATCCTGCAGCTATAACCGATTTTATCAATTGGGGCGTGGATAATTATCCTGCAGATCACTATCTACTTGTTCTTTGGAACCATGGTCAGGGATGGGATGATACTGACATATATGCAGGTGAACGTGGCCAGGATGCACGTCTAACTCGACCATCTATCCTTAGGCATGCTCTATTTAGAACAACTGTAGAAGAAGCTGCCAAACGTTCAGCAGCTGATGGGGAAATGGAACGTGCCATCCTATTAGATGATAATGCCAAGGATTTCCTGGATAATCTGGAGACAAAGAAAATCCTGAATGGTGCAAAGACAAAAATTGGGCATAAAATTGATATTTTGGGGATGGACGCCTGTCTCATGAGTATGGCTGAAGTTGTGTATCAGATGAAGGATGCTGTGCTATATACAGTGGGTTCAGAAGAAACAGAACCCCTTGATGGCTGGCCTTACGATACCATCCTAAATGAATTATCTAAAAAGCCAGATATGACTCCTGATGCTCTGAGCAAGCTTATTGTCCAAAAATATATCGCATCATATAATGGATCTGGTGAGGCCGTAACACATTCTGCCTGTGATCTAATGGCATCTTCCCAATTCACCAATGCATTTAAGAATTTCTCGTCTGCCATGAAAACTGGTTTAAATGAGGACAAAATCAGAACAGCTATTGTTAATGTACGCAACAAAGTACAGGATTATAATACTGCAGACAACGTAGATCTAGTTGATCTTTGCCAGTTACTAAAATCAGCTTCTGTCTCTAACAATATAAAAAATGCTTGTGACACCCTTATATCCACCATCAAGGGAACTTCTGGATTAGTGATTGCATCAGGTAGCCTTGGTACTGCCATGGAACATTCCCACGGTGTTGCCATTTATTTCCCCACTCGTTTAGTCTCACCCCTTTATGCAGGACTTGATTTTACAAAAGAGACAGGTTGGGGAGATTTCCTGAAAAAATATGTTGAAGTGACTCGATCACGATAA
- a CDS encoding molecular chaperone (small heat shock protein) (PFAM: Hsp20/alpha crystallin family) gives MKRKRTILDKKGFVEKMMEDTARAIDGISKDIGKSVIDYTFVPGKDILETDDSVIVHVDLPGIKKEDIDLDVTETRVRIKADFDITQEINRGSHMTFHDRKSGVIKRTVRLPKKVIPQEANAEFENGVLKIEIPKQEKTESFKVEIK, from the coding sequence ATGAAAAGAAAAAGGACTATTTTGGATAAGAAAGGGTTTGTTGAGAAAATGATGGAAGATACCGCCAGGGCCATTGACGGTATCAGCAAAGACATCGGAAAATCTGTTATTGACTACACATTCGTCCCTGGAAAAGATATTCTGGAAACAGATGACAGTGTAATTGTTCATGTCGACCTACCAGGTATAAAAAAGGAAGACATTGATCTGGATGTCACCGAAACCAGAGTTCGTATCAAGGCTGACTTTGACATAACACAGGAAATCAACCGCGGAAGCCACATGACTTTCCATGACCGGAAATCCGGAGTTATTAAAAGAACTGTTAGACTCCCAAAAAAGGTCATTCCCCAGGAAGCAAATGCTGAATTCGAAAACGGTGTCTTAAAAATTGAAATTCCCAAACAGGAAAAAACTGAGAGTTTCAAGGTTGAAATTAAATAA
- a CDS encoding myo-inositol-1-phosphate synthase (PFAM: Myo-inositol-1-phosphate synthase) — MVFFLEGVKLEKIRVAIIGIGNCASSLIQGIYYYADKKPEEAIGLMHWEIGGYKPSDIEVVAAFDIDARKVGMDVNEAIYAPPNCTTVFCPDIKPSGVKVEMGCILDGVAPHMAEYPENHTFVVSEESENNKKYIVKRLQDSGAEILLNYLPVGSEKAARFYAECALEAGCAFINCMPVFIVSDPSWSARFEEKGIPMVGDDIKAQIGATITHRTLANLFRERGVKLERTYQLNTGGNTDFLNMLNRNRLDSKKESKTEAVQSVLGERMDPENIHIGPSDYVPWQKDNKLCFLRMEGKTFGDVPMNIELRLSVEDSPNSAGCVIDAVRCCKLALEREVGGQLTSISAYTMKHPPEQFTDDVAVEMVDEFIEGERER, encoded by the coding sequence TTGGTGTTTTTTTTAGAAGGTGTTAAATTGGAAAAGATAAGGGTAGCGATAATTGGTATTGGCAATTGTGCCAGTTCACTGATCCAGGGTATCTATTACTACGCGGACAAAAAGCCAGAAGAAGCAATAGGCCTTATGCACTGGGAAATCGGAGGATACAAACCATCAGACATTGAAGTGGTAGCTGCATTTGATATTGATGCTCGTAAGGTTGGAATGGATGTAAATGAAGCCATTTATGCTCCACCTAACTGCACTACGGTTTTCTGTCCAGATATCAAACCAAGTGGAGTAAAAGTAGAAATGGGATGTATTTTGGACGGTGTAGCTCCACACATGGCAGAATATCCTGAAAATCACACTTTCGTGGTTTCAGAAGAGTCTGAAAATAACAAAAAATATATTGTCAAGAGACTTCAGGATAGTGGAGCAGAAATTCTGCTGAACTATTTACCAGTGGGATCTGAAAAAGCTGCCAGGTTTTATGCAGAATGTGCCCTGGAAGCAGGTTGTGCATTCATAAACTGCATGCCAGTATTCATTGTCAGCGACCCATCATGGTCAGCCCGTTTTGAAGAAAAAGGAATACCTATGGTTGGAGACGATATTAAAGCCCAGATCGGAGCAACCATCACGCATCGAACCCTGGCCAACCTCTTCCGTGAACGGGGTGTGAAGCTGGAGCGAACCTATCAACTTAACACCGGTGGAAACACTGACTTTTTGAATATGCTCAACCGTAACCGGCTGGATTCTAAAAAAGAATCAAAAACCGAAGCAGTACAGTCGGTCTTAGGGGAAAGAATGGATCCCGAGAACATCCACATCGGCCCCTCTGATTACGTACCCTGGCAGAAAGATAACAAGCTCTGCTTCCTTCGAATGGAGGGTAAAACCTTTGGGGATGTTCCCATGAACATCGAACTCCGCCTCAGTGTGGAAGACTCACCCAACTCAGCAGGATGCGTGATAGATGCTGTAAGGTGCTGTAAATTAGCTCTGGAAAGAGAAGTTGGTGGGCAACTTACATCCATCAGTGCCTACACCATGAAACACCCCCCTGAGCAGTTCACTGATGACGTGGCCGTGGAAATGGTGGATGAGTTTATTGAGGGTGAGCGGGAAAGGTAA
- a CDS encoding queuosine biosynthesis protein QueC (PFAM: ExsB~TIGRFAM: queuosine biosynthesis protein QueC) has product MEKSKKAISVLSGGLDSTVATSILAKDYDVHAITFDYGQRSAGMEIKSSKVICEKLGMEHTVIKLPWLAQLGGSALTSEEEIPELTMDQLDDKEVCDETARKVWVPGRNVVFSSIALSFAEAEGAEKIIVGWDFEEAATFPDNSKEFLDAFNNLLKIGSLDDIQIEAPLIQMDKKEIVKMGDDIGAPLDISYSCYMGEEWHCGSCESCMRRKRAFELAGVEDRTKYME; this is encoded by the coding sequence ATGGAAAAATCAAAAAAGGCAATATCCGTCCTCTCCGGAGGTCTAGACTCCACGGTAGCCACTTCAATACTCGCTAAAGATTACGATGTACATGCAATAACCTTTGATTATGGTCAAAGAAGTGCAGGGATGGAGATAAAATCTTCAAAAGTTATATGTGAAAAGTTAGGTATGGAACACACTGTTATCAAACTTCCCTGGCTGGCCCAACTGGGAGGTTCTGCCCTGACAAGTGAAGAGGAGATTCCAGAGCTTACCATGGATCAGCTGGATGACAAGGAGGTATGTGATGAAACCGCCCGAAAAGTATGGGTCCCCGGAAGGAATGTTGTTTTTTCATCCATTGCACTATCATTTGCAGAGGCAGAAGGAGCAGAGAAGATAATCGTTGGTTGGGATTTTGAAGAAGCTGCCACATTCCCTGATAACTCCAAGGAATTTTTGGATGCCTTCAATAACCTTCTGAAAATCGGTTCGCTGGACGATATTCAGATAGAAGCCCCTCTGATCCAGATGGACAAGAAAGAAATTGTAAAAATGGGTGATGATATAGGTGCGCCGCTTGATATCAGTTATTCATGTTATATGGGTGAAGAATGGCATTGCGGTTCCTGTGAATCTTGTATGAGGCGTAAAAGGGCTTTTGAATTGGCTGGTGTTGAAGATAGGACCAAATATATGGAATGA
- a CDS encoding TIGR00299 family protein (PFAM: Protein of unknown function DUF111~TIGRFAM: TIGR00299 family protein), with translation MVLIIDPQQAGLSGNMVIGAFIRLGADKETVKEIMEHYGSYFGEITVNIDNVVKSGISATFVNVKCSDHHAIAYHSLLETLDGIKHEKITSTILTFAKKVFQTLAIAEAHVHGVNIDKIHFHEVGAADAVADIMGASYAFHELGLADEKVYGLPPALGGGRIKSGHGNLSVPAPATLEILKNIPVIGGPVNYELTTPTGAALLVNMVDEFSEFYPLIISKTAVYGAGKFDLEFPNVLRMVSGTSPMPTDKISILETNLDDVTGEVLGHTVDRLLEEGALDVTIIPTIAKKNRPAHLLRVISKSSMNDILAETIIRETGTLGVRTIPYVHRNIVNREIIPIEVDFHGQPKTVRIKVAKIGEEIVNITVEYEDARKVSEELKIPLKDVIRFINQKMNF, from the coding sequence ATGGTACTAATCATAGATCCGCAACAGGCAGGACTATCTGGAAACATGGTTATCGGGGCATTTATACGTTTGGGGGCGGATAAAGAAACAGTTAAAGAAATCATGGAACATTATGGTTCCTATTTTGGAGAAATAACTGTTAACATAGATAATGTTGTTAAATCAGGAATTTCTGCTACCTTCGTAAATGTTAAATGTTCTGATCACCATGCCATAGCCTACCACAGTTTACTGGAAACGTTAGATGGAATTAAACATGAAAAAATCACATCCACTATCTTAACTTTTGCCAAAAAAGTATTCCAAACACTGGCAATTGCAGAAGCACATGTTCATGGAGTTAATATTGATAAAATACATTTCCACGAGGTAGGGGCGGCTGATGCAGTGGCAGATATAATGGGTGCTTCCTATGCCTTCCATGAACTGGGATTAGCTGATGAAAAAGTTTACGGACTTCCTCCTGCTTTAGGAGGCGGTAGGATAAAGAGTGGTCATGGAAACCTCAGTGTCCCTGCCCCGGCAACCCTTGAAATTCTTAAAAATATTCCAGTTATTGGAGGACCTGTAAATTATGAACTCACCACCCCCACTGGAGCGGCGTTACTGGTGAATATGGTGGATGAATTCTCAGAATTTTACCCCTTAATAATCAGTAAAACAGCAGTATACGGTGCTGGTAAGTTTGATCTGGAGTTTCCAAATGTTTTGAGAATGGTTTCTGGTACTTCTCCCATGCCCACTGATAAAATATCAATTTTAGAAACTAATCTGGATGATGTTACTGGGGAAGTGTTGGGGCACACAGTGGACAGACTCCTGGAAGAAGGCGCTCTTGACGTAACCATAATTCCCACTATTGCTAAAAAAAACAGACCAGCCCATCTGTTAAGAGTGATCAGTAAATCCAGTATGAATGATATTCTTGCAGAGACTATAATTAGGGAAACAGGGACTCTTGGTGTCAGAACAATACCTTACGTTCATAGAAACATTGTAAATCGTGAAATAATTCCAATTGAGGTTGATTTTCATGGGCAACCAAAGACAGTACGGATTAAGGTTGCAAAAATTGGCGAAGAGATAGTCAATATTACAGTTGAGTACGAGGATGCTCGGAAAGTTTCAGAAGAACTGAAAATACCCTTAAAAGATGTGATAAGGTTTATAAATCAAAAAATGAATTTTTAA
- a CDS encoding hypothetical protein (PFAM: Roadblock/LC7 domain), with protein MVETKKERLDNVLSSFLQVGQIKACAIVSKEGLLISSRTPPDVDARIFSALCSTIMGAAEAASTQMKTGSVSQISLKTEKGNIVLMPAGSKAILTALTEIDAQIGLILFEMEAKAKEVEEILIGT; from the coding sequence ATGGTGGAAACTAAAAAAGAGAGATTAGATAATGTTTTATCATCATTTTTACAGGTAGGTCAAATAAAAGCATGTGCTATTGTTTCAAAAGAAGGTCTGCTCATTAGTTCCAGAACCCCTCCTGATGTTGATGCCCGCATATTTTCAGCACTCTGCTCCACCATAATGGGAGCAGCAGAAGCTGCTTCAACACAAATGAAAACAGGATCTGTAAGTCAAATTTCGCTTAAAACAGAAAAAGGGAATATAGTATTGATGCCTGCAGGATCAAAAGCTATTTTAACTGCTTTAACTGAGATTGATGCTCAAATAGGCCTTATACTTTTTGAGATGGAAGCAAAGGCAAAAGAGGTTGAAGAGATACTAATTGGAACTTGA
- a CDS encoding putative hydrocarbon binding protein (contains V4R domain) (PFAM: V4R domain), giving the protein MNDEELKKAIDFYRSLVQKEIASEKIVGGKRIGPRTLTKKDHVDLKDIISPERPFLGKEASSDIDSLYVTTFRVGNLKKPISLAKAGYGTDVVAGIELGANLVKAGLIKNVDEITDFLAKYKIGILDIFKEEEMENGKKLDLRVYECIECAGLPNIGEPVCYFETGMIIGILRELTHKEVSAEEIRCWTSGYSFCHFDVEIKD; this is encoded by the coding sequence ATGAACGACGAGGAACTAAAAAAGGCCATTGATTTTTACCGTTCTTTGGTTCAAAAGGAAATTGCAAGTGAAAAAATAGTTGGTGGCAAACGTATTGGCCCCAGAACGCTTACAAAAAAAGATCATGTTGATCTAAAGGACATAATTAGTCCTGAACGACCTTTTTTAGGTAAAGAAGCTTCTAGTGATATTGATTCATTATACGTTACCACATTTAGGGTTGGGAACTTAAAAAAACCGATTTCCCTGGCTAAAGCAGGTTACGGTACCGATGTAGTTGCAGGAATAGAACTTGGTGCTAACCTAGTTAAGGCTGGCCTTATTAAAAATGTTGATGAAATCACTGATTTTCTAGCCAAGTATAAAATCGGTATTTTAGATATTTTCAAGGAAGAAGAAATGGAAAATGGGAAAAAGCTTGATTTAAGGGTTTATGAATGTATTGAGTGTGCGGGATTACCTAACATTGGAGAACCAGTTTGTTACTTTGAAACTGGCATGATCATTGGCATATTAAGGGAGTTAACTCATAAAGAGGTTTCTGCTGAGGAAATACGATGTTGGACCAGTGGTTATTCTTTCTGTCACTTTGATGTGGAAATAAAAGATTAG